From one Anopheles bellator chromosome 1, idAnoBellAS_SP24_06.2, whole genome shotgun sequence genomic stretch:
- the LOC131207203 gene encoding probable insulin-like peptide 2 has product MSSSNGVGSSTTFVLRTLLLLWTVTVVTANKRYCGAELVKVLSFLCSEFPDLYTYNKKGLDTSKGDVASDEWMNFDENAQQQLMQDQQLQAVGMAADDQHSVPAWMNMMYPSNYMYRHGYGHNELIPARFRKNRGGIVEECCLRPCGMTQLLQYCKTPNQ; this is encoded by the exons ATGTCATCATCCAACGGTGTCGGTAGCAGTACCACCTTCGTCCTTCGCACGTTGCTACTGCTTTGGACGGTGACGGTAGTAACGGCCAACAAGCGATACTGTGGTGCCGAGCTGGTCAAAGTGCTGTCGTTCCTGTGCTCCGAATTTCCCGATCTGTATACGTACAACAAGAAGGGTC TTGACACCAGCAAAGGAGACGTGGCCAGCGATGAGTGGATGAACTTTGATGAAAACGCCCAACAGCAGTTGATGCAGGATCAGCAGTTGCAAGCCGTCGGTATGGCCGCGGACGATCAGCACTCGGTACCGGCCTGGATGAACATGATGTATCCTTCGAACTACATGTATCGCCACGGGTACGGCCACAACGAGCTGATACCGGCACGGTTCCGCAAGAACCGTGGCGGCATCGTAGAAGAGTGCTGTTTGCGACCGTGCGGAATGACTCAACTGCTACAGTACTGTAAGACGCCCAACCAGT